The Gallus gallus isolate bGalGal1 chromosome 3, bGalGal1.mat.broiler.GRCg7b, whole genome shotgun sequence genome window below encodes:
- the GPRC6A gene encoding G-protein coupled receptor family C group 6 member A — MALFSLVLIPFVISSDAASACQNTDDFVGASSPGDIIIGGLFAVHSEMLQPEEHPIKPVIQNCAGFEIQIFLQTLAMIHAIEMINNSTLLSGVTLGYEIYDTCAEVTKAMASALRFLSKSNTSKDIVEFKCNYSDYVPRIKAVTGASYSEVSMAVSRLLALQLIPQVSPASSAEILSDKIRFPSFLRTIPSDFHQTRAMAHLICESGWNWIGVIATDDDNGRFALESFGIQAMANSVCIAFKEMLPAYLSDNTFHTKVDRAVEKIVKETRVNVIVVFMRQFHVLKLFKKAIERNVKKIWIASDNWSTAVKISTMPNIRKLGTVVGFGFKNKDLSTFQDFLRNLHDRPTENNKFLLEYIMLLSVCAHLDNYDFQMCISSQSQYDLMQNVENNHQIWRDDFLNANIEPGFIHSTILAVYAIAHAIKGQCKDRNCKNPSAFAPWELLEELKKVIIIDDDKEIKFDSKGDLSSGYDVLLWKEVDGRMEITTMAEYDPENGYFIFEDEEKKKEFLDLKKVPSTCSQHCRPGQMKKVTESPHTCCYECVYCPENHYSNQTDMDYCYRCHNKTYWAPVNSTTCYRKTIHFLGWTDWFAIFLLLLSAFGVVLIFSISAIFTKNLSTPVVKASGGLTVCYIILLSHFFIFLSTVFFIGEPTEFKCRTRQALFGISFALCISCILIKSLKILLAFSFDPKLQNFLKCAYKPITIVFICTGIQVIICTFWLIFRTPFVKQNFSIPRAIILECNEGSVVAFGIMLGYIAALAFICFICAFKGRKLPENYNEAKFITFGMLIYFIAWIVFIPVYVTTFGKYLPAVEIIVILISNYGILCCTFFPKCYIIIYKQETNTKSAFLKMIYTYSSKSVGSIAVSQISLDSKSSSSRITESDSCNAEKSSVNGNCHFQVSGQTPVKEKAVPKRATRTLSRKRLSSI; from the exons ATGGCATTATTTAGCTTAGTGCTGATTCCCTTTGTGATCAGCTCTGACGCTGCTTCTGCTTGCCAGAATACAGATGACTTTGTGGGCGCCAGTTCTCCGGGAGACATTATTATAGGAGGTTTGTTTGCAGTTCACAGTGAAATGCTGCAACCAGAAGAGCATCCTATCAAGCCAGTAATTCAGAACTGTGCTGG CTTTGAAATTCAAATTTTTCTTCAGACTCTTGCAATGATACATGCTATTGAAATGATCAACAATTCAACATTATTATCTGGAGTTACTCTGGGCTATGAAATCTATGATACCTGTGCAGAAGTTACAAAAGCCATGGCATCTGCTCTGAGGTTCCTGTCCAAATCCAATACTTCTAAGGATATTGTAGAGTTCAAGTGTAACTATTCTGACTATGTACCAAGAATTAAGGCAGTCACCGGAGCCAGCTACTCTGAGGTGTCAATGGCAGTTTCGAGGCTATTGGCTTTGCAACTAATCCCACAG GTCAGTCCTGCATCATCAGCTGAAATCCTCAGTGACAAAATccgttttccttctttcttgagGACTATCCCCAGTGATTTCCATCAGACAAGAGCAATGGCCCACCTGATCTGCGAGTCTGGGTGGAACTGGATTGGAGTAATAGCCACAGATGATGACAATGGGCGCTTTGCTCTGGAGAGCTTTGGGATCCAGGCCATGGCAAACAGTGTTTGCATagcttttaaagaaatgctgCCTGCCTATCTCTCTGATAACACCTTTCATACAAAAGTTGATCGTGCAGTTGAGAAGATTGTCAAGGAAACCAGAGTAAATGTTATTGTAGTTTTTATGAGACAATTTCATGTGCTCAAACTATTTAAGAAGGCAATTGAGAGAAACGTAAAAAAGATTTGGATTGCAAGTGATAACTGGTCAACTGCAGTGAAAATCAGTACAATGCCCAACATCAGAAAGTTGGGAACAGTTGTGGGatttggatttaaaaataaggaCTTATCAACATTCCAAGACTTTCTGAGAAATCTTCATGACAGGCCCACTGAAAACAACAAGTTTTTACTTGAATATATTATGCTTTTGTCAGTCTGTGCACACCTGGACAACTACGATTTTCAAATGTGTATTTCAAGCCAATCCCAGTATGACCTGATGCAAAATGTTGAGAATAACCATCAGATCTGGAGAGATGATTTTTTGAATGCCAACATTGAACCGGGATTTATCCATAGTACTATACTTGCAGTCTATGCCATTGCCCATGCCATAAAAGGGCAATGCAAAGACAGAAACTGCAAGAATCCCTCTGCTTTCGCCCCCTGGGAG CTCCTTGAAGAACTTAAAAAAGTTATAATCATTGATGATGATAAAGAAATCAAGTTTGACTCCAAAGGCGATCTGAGCTCAGGTTATGATGTACTTCTTTGGAAAGAAGTTGATGGCCGCATGGAAATCACCACTATGGCAGAATATGACCCAGAAAATGGTTACTTCATCTTTgaggatgaggagaaaaaaaaagaatttctggaTTTAAAG AAGGTTCCATCAAcatgctcccagcactgcagaccAGGACAGATGAAAAAGGTTACAGAAAGTCCACACACATGCTGCTACGAGTGTGTTTACTGCCCAGAAAACCATTACAGCAATCAAACAG atatGGATTATTGCTACCGGTGCCACAACAAAACCTACTGGGCACCCGTGAACAGCACTACATGCTACAGAAAAACGATCCACTTCCTCGGCTGGACAGACTGGTTCGCTAttttcctgctcctcctctccgCCTTTGGGGTTGTGCTCATTTTTTCCATCAGTGCAATATTCACTAAAAACTTGAGCACACCAGTTGTAAAGGCATCCGGAGGCTTAACTGTCTGCTATATTATCCTCCTTAgccacttcttcatttttttaagcaCTGTGTTCTTCATAGGTGAACCCACAGAATTCAAATGTAGAACTCGGCAAGCCCTCTTCGGCATAAGCTTTGCACTCTGCATTTCgtgtattttaataaaatcacTAAAAATTTTACTAGCCTTTAGTTTTGATCCCAAGCTGCAGAATTTCTTGAAATGTGCCTATAAACCTATAACCATTGTATTCATCTGCACTGGGATTCAGGTCATCATTTGCACCTTCTGGCTAATATTTAGGACGCCTTTTGTAAAGCAAAATTTCTCTATTCCGAGAGCCATAATTCTGGAGTGCAACGAGGGCTCTGTTGTGGCTTTTGGGATTATGCTGGGTTACATAGCTGCTCTAGCCTTCATCTGCTTCATATGTGCCTTTAAAGGCAGGAAGTTACCAGAGAACTACAACGAAGCTAAGTTCATAACCTTTGGCATGCTAATTTACTTCATAGCATGGATTGTATTTATCCCTGTCTATGTAACTACCTTTGGCAAATACCTACCAGCAGTGGAGATTATTGTTATATTAATATCCAATTATGGGATTCTCTGttgcactttttttcctaagtgcTATATCATAATTTACAAGCAAGAAACAAATACGAAGTCTGCCTTCCTCAAGATGATTTACACGTACTCCTCCAAGAGTGTGGGCAGCATTGCTGTCAGCCAGATTTCCTTGGACTCGAAGTCTTCCAGCTCCCGGATCACTGAGTCAGACTCATGTAATGCTGAGAAAAGCTCTGTGAATGGAAACTGCCATTTTCAAGTGTCTGGGCAGACACCAGTAAAGGAGAAAGCTGTTCCTAAAAGAGCAACAAGGACTCTGTCCAGGAAAAGGCTGTCCAGCATATGA